In a genomic window of Magnolia sinica isolate HGM2019 chromosome 14, MsV1, whole genome shotgun sequence:
- the LOC131225794 gene encoding protein STRUBBELIG-RECEPTOR FAMILY 8-like, with the protein MCYSAPEFGQPGFDIDITKCDTYGFGVLLLELLTGKKPHDSSTAGDRQCPVRWAGSRLHDIESLNGMVDPAIKGQCTSKCLSQFADAISCCIQPQPEFRPPMSQVTEMLVCVLHRTESSGHD; encoded by the exons ATGTGTTACTCAGCTCCAGAATTTGGACAACCTGGATTTGATATTGATATTACAAAGTGCGACACTTATGGCTTTGGAGTATTGCTATTGGAGCTCCTGACTGGAAAGAAACCACATGACAG TTCAACGGCAGGAGATCGGCAGTGTCCGGTAAGGTGGGCTGGTAGCCGCTTGCATGATATTGAATCTCTTAATGGAATGGTCGATCCTGCAATCAAGGGCCAATGCACCTCCAAGTGTTTGTCCCAATTTGCAGATGCCATCAGCTGTTGTATTCAG CCCCAGCCAGAATTCAGACCTCCAATGTCTCAGGTTACTGAAATGCTGGTTTGTGTGCTTCACCGAACAGAATCCAGCGGACATGACTGA